In one Bactrocera tryoni isolate S06 chromosome 5, CSIRO_BtryS06_freeze2, whole genome shotgun sequence genomic region, the following are encoded:
- the LOC120778437 gene encoding intraflagellar transport protein 122 homolog: MRGVLKWVQKIEFPHIKDDQVSVHSLCYHPEGKQLVVAAGERVLIYDPDGTLLNTLKAHKDVVNCVAYARDGKKFASGAVDKTVIVWTPQLEGLLKYSHNDSVQCMAFNPVSHQLASCSHSDFAFWSADQKAVQKYKISTRVNSCSWTNDGQYLILGLANGSISIRSKLGEEKGRFDRPGGSSSNVFSLQCCPMTSTDVIGVADWGQTLSFHTLSGQMIGKERALGFDPLCLTYFPNGEYCIVSGCSDSLHLFTKEGVRLGILGEGFKSWIWSVAIHPNGQSYTIGCQNGTVACFNIVSSTVHALYRERYAFRENMCDVIIQHLISGQKVRIKCRDLVQKIAIYRNRLAVQLPERVVLYELSSGEEQPMHYKVKEKIQKKFDCSLLVVCARHIVLCQEKRLQCLDFNGILQRDWIMDSFIRYIKVSGGPAGREGLLVGLKSGQVFRIFLDNSLPLMITSVVSAVRCLDINANRTKIAVVDDTGRLVVRDIVSDTLLYQDTGVNSVTWNTHLDSMLCYTHTIGGLSIRVGSLPPRGPQNMLGVVVGLCGATAFCLRGNVMHNIPLALGATMWQFVEAGLFDEAYQVACLGVTTADWEGLAQSALEALHLNIARDAYVKVRNLPWLQFIDQLCEKQKRGEVPKEVLQGESSAYAGKYKEAARLFQKCNQPMRALEMYTDLRMFDLAQEFIKDGSDEAKRELVKKRAEWAYSVKEPRAAAELLLSAGEHQRAIDIVAEQGWADILYDIGRRLSLSERTPLESVAFNLKQLKALPLAAEIFKKLGDEAQVIQLHVEARDWTEAFRLAENIPEMLPTVNYQHAQWLAESDKFIEAHEAYLKAGRLKDANRLLKQLSTSAIEEERFLDASYFYWLLSKQYLDIYYKKDEQTPTDHHFKEYQSHLRIAKVYYAYSIIFNYMKEPFTTYSPVSLFNVSRFILNELEYKGTPKGVSLFAVLFTLAKQAKLLQANKLCLVVNKRLQSLKPPAGVQEQIDINYLNSKACKSGFNDPEELLPLCYKCSNYSQHLNGNNCPTCKQDYIFSFISFEILPLVQFHPEVDITDAEAERLLLAPPKPAEEGDPFSEDVASALPLSLDRNALRGIDPSHILIVKRREKNLKNIYYRNILPDLQVTFCPECLLVFYSEDFELQVLQKGYCPFCRTTSEKLFDEYL, from the exons ATGCGTGGTGTGCTGAAATGGGTGCAGAAGATTGAATTTCCACACATAAAAGATGACCAAGTCAG TGTACACTCTCTCTGTTATCATCCGGAAGGCAAGCAACTAGTGGTTGCAGCCGGTGAACGTGTGCTTATTTATGACCCCGATGGAACCTTATTGAATACGCTTAAAGCACACAAAGACGTGGTTAATTGTGTTGCTTACGCTCGCGATGGTAAAAAGTTTGCTAGTGGTGCTGTAGACAAAACAGTAATTGTGTGGACACCGCAACTGGAGGGCTTGCTAAAATATTC gCATAATGATTCAGTACAATGCATGGCTTTTAATCCGGTCTCACACCAATTGGCGTCTTGCTCTCACAGTGACTTCGCTTTTTGGTCTGCGGATCAGAAAGCGGTTCAAAAGTATAAGATCTCAACACGAGTCAATTCCTGTTCGTGGACCAATGATGGACAATATTTGATACTTGGATTAGCTAACGGCAGTATTTCCATACGAAGCAAA CTTGGCGAGGAAAAAGGCCGCTTTGATCGTCCAGGTGGTTCTAGTAGCAATGTCTTCAGTTTACAATGTTGTCCTATGACCAGTACTGATGTCATTGGTGTGGCTGATTGGGGTCAAACACTGTCGTTTCATACACTCAGCGGTCAAATGATTGGAAAGGAACGTGCGCTTGGTTTCGACCCgctttgcttaacatattttcCTAATGGAGAATATTGTATAGTGAGTGGCTGTTCGGACTCACTGCATTTATTTACTAAGGAAGGTGTACGGTTGGGCATACTCGGCGAAGGCTTTAAGTCGTGGATTTGGTCTGTTGCTATACACCCGAATGGACAGTCCTACACAATTGGATGTCAAAATGGCACAGTCGCATGCTTCAACATCGTTTCCAGCACAGTACACGCTTTATACCGCGAGCGTTATGCATTTCGTGAAAACATGTGTGATGTTATTATACAGCATCTGATATCAGGGCAAAAAGTGCGCATTAAGTGCCGTGATTTAGTGCAAAAAATAGCTATCTACAGGAATCGCTTAGCGGTGCAATTGCCCGAGCGGGTAGTCTTATACGAATTGAGCTCCGGTGAGGAACAACCGATGCATTACAAAGTCAAGGAAAAAATACAGAAGAAATTCGATTGTAGTCTATTAGTGGTGTGTGCACGTCACATAGTCCTATGTCAAGAAAAGCGTCTCCAATGCTTAGACTTCAACGGCATACTGCAACGGGATTGGATAATGGATTCTTTCATTCGCTATATAAAG GTGTCTGGCGGACCAGCAGGTCGAGAAGGACTACTTGTCGGTCTAAAGAGTGGGCAG GTATTTCGTATATTCTTGGACAACTCGCTGCCACTTATGATCACAAGCGTTGTGTCAGCCGTGCGTTGTTTAGATATAAATGCGAATCGGACTAAAATTGCTGTTGTGGATGACACTGGACGTTTAGTCGTTCGGGATATCGTGAGCGATACTCTACTCTACCAG GACACTGGTGTGAACTCAGTAACTTGGAATACACACCTAGATTCAATGCTTTGCTACACGCACACTATTGGTGGCCTGAGCATTCGAGTTGGCAGCCTACCACCACGAGGACCACAGAATATGTTAGGTGTAGTTGTGGGTCTTTGTGGCGCTACAGCTTTCTGTTTACGTGGCAACGTTATGCATAACATACCACTAGCTCTGGGTGCAACAATGTGGCAATTCGTGGAAGCGGGTCTTTTTGA tGAGGCCTATCAGGTTGCCTGTCTAGGTGTGACCACAGCCGATTGGGAGGGTCTTGCGCAATCAGCATTAGAAGCGTTGCATCTGAATATAGCGCGCGACGCATATGTAAAAGTGCGTAATCTTCCTTGGTTACAGTTTATTGATCAGTTATGCGAAAAGCAGAAACGCGGCGAAGTACCAAAAGAGGTGCTGCAGGGTGAAAGCAGTGCATATGCAGGAAAATATAAGGAAGCTGCACGTCTTTTTCAAAAGTGTAATCAGCCTATGCGTGCCCTAGAAATGTATACAGATTTGCGTATGTTCGATTTAGCCCAAGAATTCATTAAGGACGGCTCCGATGAAGCCAAACGTGAGTTGGTGAAAAAACGTGCCGAGTGGGCGTACTCCGTGAAGGAACCACGCGCTGCTGCCGAACTATTATTATCAGCTGGAGAACATCAAAGAGCTATTGATATTGTTGCAGAGCAGGGTTGGGCAGATAT TTTATACGATATCGGTCGCCGTCTAAGTTTGAGCGAGAGAACTCCTTTGGAGTCGGTTGCATTCAATTTAAAGCAGTTAAAAGCATTACCGTTGGCTGCCGAAATTTTTAAGAAGTTGGGCGATGAGGCACAAGTAATACAATTGCATGTTGAAGCACGCGATTGGACTGAGGCTTTCAGGCTGGCTGAAAATATACCTGAAATGTTGCCAACTGTGAACTATCAACATGCTCAATGGCTTGCGGAATCAGATAAATTTATTGAAGCTCATGAAG CTTACTTGAAGGCGGGTCGTTTGAAGGATGCTAATCGTTTGCTAAAGCAGCTAAGCACATCGGCTATCGAAGAGGAACGTTTTCTAGATGCCAGCTACTTTTATTGGTTGTTATCCAAACAATATCTGGACATCTATTATAAGAAGGA CGAACAAACGCCTACCGACCACCACTTTAAGGAGTATCAAAGTCATTTGCGCATTGCTAAAGTTTACTATGCATACagcataatatttaattacatgAAGGAGCCGTTTACAACATATTCGCCAGTTAGTTTATTCAACGTGAGTCGTTTTATATTGAACGAGTTGGAGTACAAAGGCACACCGAAGGGAGTTAGCTTATT CGCTGTACTATTTACGTTGGCAAAACAGGCCAAATTACTGCAGGCTAACAAATTGTGCTTAGTTGTAAACAAGCGTTTGCAATCGCTTAAACCACCGGCCGGCGTACAAGAGCAAATCGat ATAAACTATCTGAATAGTAAGGCCTGCAAAAGCGGTTTCAATGATCCGGAGGAACTGTTGCCACTCTGTTATAAATGCTCAAATTACAGTCAACACTTAAACGGCAATAACTGTCCGACCTGCAAGCAggattacattttttcttttatttcttttg aaattttacCATTAGTGCAATTTCATCCAGAGGTTGATATAACTGATGCCGAGGCTGAACGACTGCTACTTGCTCCACCAAAACCTGCTGAGGAAGGTGATCCTTTTAGCGAA gatGTTGCTAGCGCTTTACCATTAAGTCTGGATCGCAATGCATTGCGCGGGATCGACCCAAGTCACATTTTAATAGTTAAACGTCgtgaaaaaaatctgaaaaatatatactatcGTAATATATTACCAGACCTACAAGTTACATTTTGTCCGGAATGTTTATTG GTATTTTATTCGGAGGACTTTGAGTTACAAGTATTACAGAAAGGTTATTGTCCTTTCTGTCGTACAACAtcagaaaaattatttgatgaaTATTTGTAA
- the LOC120777645 gene encoding SURF1-like protein, producing MLRVVKTTINWGSTPIKLVAKIGEKPPTLRLFSTGHQRWQYSRGNGSTTVRYESNKKITPLGWFLLLAPVSTFGLGCWQVKRKAWKEQLIKDLELQTQMPPVPLPDNFSELSAMEYRLVSVRGKFIHDKEMLMGPRSFIRPDGGETAGGLFSQRDTGNGYLVITPFKLADRDEIILINRGWVSRKHVKPETRISGQIDTEVELTGVVRMGESRPQFSPDHKGGIFLYRDLPKMCALTGASPIMLDATYESSIPNGPIGGQTRVTLRNEHLSYLLTWFSLSAITSYLWYRQIVKRIPF from the exons atgttaagagTAGTTAAAACTACAATTAATTGGGGATCTACTCCAATTAAATTAGTAGCAAAAATTGGAGAGAAACCTCCTACATTAAGATTGTTTTCAACAGGACACCAAAGATGGCAATATTCTCGGGGAAACGGATCCACTACTGTTCGCTATGAgagtaacaaaaaaataacgcCTCTTGGCTGGTTTCTGTTA CTCGCGCCTGTGTCCACATTTGGTCTAGGTTGTTGGCAGGTGAAACGTAAAGCTTGGAAAGAGCAACTAATAAAAGACTTAGAGCTGCAAACGCAAATGCCGCCAGTACCTCTACCGGATAA CTTTTCTGAATTGTCCGCCATGGAATATCGCTTGGTTTCGGTACGCGGGAAATTTATTCACGACAAGGAAATGCTTATGGGCCCTCGTTCATTTATACGTCCCGATGGCGGAGAAACGGCTGGAGGTTTATTCTCCCAACGTGATACGGGTAATGGCTACCTTGTAATAACACCCTTTAAATTAGCTGACCGAGA TGAAATAATTTTGATCAATCGGGGCTGGGTGTCGAGAAAACACGTCAAACCGGAAACGCGTATTTCGGGTCAAATAGACACTGAGGTGGAGTTAACTGGTGTGGTACGCATGGGCGAAAGTCGCCCACAATTCTCTCCAGATCATAAAGGCGGCATTTTTCTCTACAG gGATTTGCCAAAAATGTGCGCATTAACTGGCGCATCTCCGATTATGTTAGATGCCACCTATGAGTCATCTATACCCAACGGTCCCATAGGTGGACAAACACGTGTCACCTTACGTAACGAGCATTTGTCGTACTTACTAACGTGGTTCAGCTTATCAGCAATTACTTCCTATCTGTGGTACCGTCAAATAGTTAAGAGGATACCATTTTAA
- the LOC120778439 gene encoding NADPH-dependent diflavin oxidoreductase 1, giving the protein MRLVVLYGSQTGTAQNVAEQIWRESKTWGFSGPVLPMDEYPVEQMIEEKLAIFVVATTGNGDEPDNMRKTWKFLLRRSLPGDSLQNLQFACLGLGDSSYAKFNFAAKKLNKRLMQLGGKMIQPLGLCDDQHDHGLGATALPWIAELWKNLKMTLPFNALKKNGDSKNIFKWHLICLARETPLIAEDKLKWPLNTEAISLKLSHNQRTTDASHFQDVRFLSFEFPSDVKWNAGDVLDLRPTNSDEQVQKFFELVKEHNLDFNEKTVVKLETVYDDMPVPLAYVNPVNVGMLAKYIWDLSARPNQRAFELLSLNCEDELEKEKLEEFATIEGLDDLINYVNRPKRTILEVLQDFRHSTSKLKLSILFEMFTVIQPRSFSIASMPSTHSLDLLVAVVEYKTKMSTPRLGLCSNWLKSLPIGCSVFGMVKNGTMTLPTDLATPIIMVGPGTGIAPFRSVIQYRNEQQKSGAKIGDLIVFFGCRNKTKDFHFVDDFTKWQKEKCCEVFVAFSRDQEHKVYVQHLITKEKARISELILKRMAVILVAGSSNSMPKAVREAFIEVLNGDEEYLNQMIKCQRYQEDTWS; this is encoded by the coding sequence ATGCGTTTGGTTGTTCTCTATGGTAGTCAAACGGGCACAGCCCAAAATGTGGCAGAGCAAATTTGGCGCGAATCAAAAACGTGGGGATTTAGTGGCCCAGTACTACCAATGGATGAGTATCCAGTAGAACAAATGATTGAGGAAAAATTAGCAATTTTTGTCGTAGCCACCACAGGCAATGGCGATGAACCAGATAATATGCGAAAaacgtggaaatttttattacGACGAAGCTTACCGGGAGATTCACTACAAAACTTACAATTCGCTTGTTTAGGACTAGGCGATTCTAGttatgctaaatttaattttgcagctaaaaaattaaacaaacgtTTAATGCAGCTAGGTGGCAAAATGATCCAACCTTTAGGTCTATGTGATGATCAACATGATCATGGACTTGGTGCGACAGCTTTACCATGGATTGCAGAGCTGtggaaaaacttgaaaatgacGCTACCGTttaatgctttgaagaaaaatggtgattcaaaaaacatttttaagtgGCACTTGATTTGCCTTGCCCGAGAAACGCCATTGATAGCGGAGGATAAGCTGAAATGGCCACTAAACACTGAAGCTataagtttaaaattaagtCATAATCAGCGAACCACTGACGCAAGTCATTTTCAAGATGTACGATTTCTTAGTTTTGAATTTCCTTCTGATGTTAAATGGAATGCCGGTGATGTTTTAGACTTACGACCTACTAATTCCGATGAGCAAGTTCAAAAGTTTTTCGAATTAGTCAAAGAACATAATTTGGACTTTAACGAAAAAACGGTAGTAAAACTGGAAACTGTGTATGATGATATGCCAGTGCCATTGGCTTACGTGAATCCAGTGAATGTGGGTATGTTAGCAAAGTATATTTGGGATTTGAGTGCTCGCCCCAATCAACGCGCTTTTGAACTGTTGTCTTTGAATTGTGAGGATGAATTGGAGAAGGAAAAATTAGAAGAATTCGCCACAATTGAAGGTTTGGATGATCTTATAAATTACGTGAACCGCCCAAAACGTACAATCCTAGAAGTTTTACAAGACTTTAGGCACAGTACTTCAAAATTGAAACTatcaattttgtttgaaatgttCACTGTCATACAACCACGAAGTTTTTCAATTGCTTCTATGCCGTCCACACATTCACTTGATCTCCTCGTAGCAGTGGTTGAGTATAAAACCAAAATGTCAACTCCACGACTTGGACTTTGTTCAAATTGGTTAAAATCATTACCAATTGGATGTAGTGTATTTGGTATGGTAAAAAACGGTACAATGACATTGCCTACCGACCTGGCAACACCAATCATTATGGTAGGCCCAGGTACAGGAATTGCACCTTTTCGGAGTGTGATACAATATAGAAACGAGCAACAAAAAAGTGGCGCCAAAATCGGCGATTTGATTGTTTTCTTCGGTTGCCGAAATAAAACGAAGGACTTTCACTTTGTTGATGATTTTACCAAATGGCAAAAAGAGAAATGCTGTGAAGTGTTTGTAGCATTTTCACGTGATCAAGAACACAAAGTGTACGTTCAACATTTGATAACAAAAGAAAAGGCACGAATTAGTGAATTAATTTTGAAGAGAATGGCTGTGATATTAGTTGCTGGTTCTTCGAATAGTATGCCCAAAGCGGTTCGCGAGGCGTTTATTGAAGTGTTGAATGGAGATGAGGAATATTTGAATCAGATGATTAAATGTCAGAGATATCAAGAGGATACATGGTCGTAA
- the LOC120777644 gene encoding UDP-glucose 6-dehydrogenase, translating to MDTLTVMKVCCIGAGYVGGPTCAVMALKCPDIQVTVVDRSSERIAQWNSEKLPIYEPGLDDVVKKCRNINLFFSTDIETAIKEADLIFISVNTPTKNFGNGKGRAADLKYVESAARMIAEIAQSNKIVVEKSTVPVRAAESIMHILHANQRPGIRYDILSNPEFLAEGTAIEDLVHADRVLIGGEETPEGHKAVEKLSWIYEHWIPKKNILTTNTWSSELSKLAANAFLAQRISSINSLSAVCEATGADVSEVARAVGLDSRIGAKFLQASVGFGGSCFQKDILNLVYICEGLNLPEVAAYWQQVIDMNEYQKSRFSQKIIESLFNTVSDKRISIFGFAFKKNTGDTRETPAITVCKTLLEEGAKLDIYDPKVEPEQIIDDLTHPCVTESPENVKKAVQIHSDPYSAVRGTHAIVLCTEWDEFVTLDYKRIYQSMMKPAYIFDGRKILDHENLQQIGFHVQTIGKRYQRNGLMPSWGTVPQL from the exons ATGGATACATTAACCGTGATGAAAGTGTGTTGTATCGGTGCTGGATACGTTGGTGGCCCGACTTGTGCGGTTATGGCGCTTAAGTGTCCCGATATACAGGTCACGGTAGTGGATAGAAGTTCCGAAAGAATAGCGCAATGGAATTCTGAAAAATTGCCTATTTATGAG cCTGGCTTAGATGATGTCGTCAAAAAATGCCGCAATATCAATCTGTTCTTCTCCACTGATATCGAAACTGCCATCAAAGAAGCCGATCTGATATTCATATCGGTAAATACGCCAACAAAAAACTTCGGCAACGGCAAGG GTCGTGCTGCCGATTTGAAGTATGTTGAGAGTGCGGCGCGCATGATCGCTGAGATCGCGCAATCGAATAAGATAGTGGTGGAGAAGAGTACGGTACCAGTGCGCGCTGCCGAGAGTATAATGCATATACTGCATGCCAATCAAAGGCCTGGCATTCGTTATGATATACTCTCGAATCCTGAATTTCTTGCCGAAGGCACAGCCATTGAAGATCTGGTGCATGCCGATCGTGTGCTAATTGGCGGTGAGGAAACGCCCGAGGGACACAAAGCGGTTGAAAAGTTATCCTGGATTTATGAACACTGGATACCGAAAAAGAATATACTCACAACGAACACTTGGAGCTCAGAATTATCGAAATTAGCGGCAAATGCATTCCTAGCGCAACGCATATCGAGCATTAACTCATTGTCGGCTGTATGCGAGGCTACGGGCGCGGATGTTTCTGAAGTGGCGCGTGCAGTGGGGTTGGATTCACGCATTGGCGCGAAGTTCTTGCAAGCGTCGGTGGGTTTTGGTGGTAGTTGCTTCCAGAAGGATATTTtgaatttggtatacatatGCGAGGGTCTCAATTTGCCGGAAGTGGCGGCGTATTGGCAACAAGTGATTGACATGAATGAGTATCAGAAGTCGCGGTTTTCGCAAAAG ATCATTGAGAGTCTCTTCAATACGGTCTCAGATAAACGCATTTCTATCTTCGGTTTCGCTTTCAAGAAAAACACTGGTGACACACGTGAAACGCCAGCCATAACGGTGTGCAAAACACTGCTGGAGGAGGGCGCCAAGCTGGACATTTACGATCCAAAGGTGGAACCCGAGCAAATAATCGACGATCTAACACATCCGTGTGTAACGGAATCGCCGGAAAATGTCAAAAAGGCCGTGCAAATACATAGCGATCCCTATAGCGCGGTGCGTGGCACACATGCGATTGTGCTTTGCACCGAGTGGGATGAATTTGTG ACATTAGACTATAAACGAATTTACCAGTCAATGATGAAGCCAGCATATATATTTGATGGACGTAAAATTCTAGATCATGAGAACTTGCAACAGATCGGTTTCCACGTGCAAACAATTGGCAAACGCTATCAACGAAACGGTTTAATGCCCTCCTGGGGCACTGTGCCACAATTGTAG
- the LOC120779072 gene encoding cilia- and flagella-associated protein 52 translates to MSDLLVEVKKLEPRAIFGANGKVENGVQLHPDKVSMIYSLGNKIGIANTLNNKQEFLSGHTHAVSCLTISKSGQYLASGQRNHMGFPAYVIMWDFATRKQLARHDLHKVLVQSISFTADEKCLVSVGGKDDGTVIVLDTEARTPICQTPAARSISGNALTVCSLHNSPSHFIVAGDRHLRMWSIQREQKKLHVHDMHVGKLQRIYTGMQVDEKDEYLYLGTMTGDIVKVALKCCDPVNVTQIGMTASMLGAFGKHNPRKPYGKDCERYVNGVRHLCIVKKGLILVGAGDGTLELVEERKDVTLEMMKNYPSPTWPIFRTLKRANVYAAVTSLVRTKTTTDEFIVSTDQNEIWFLNIVKFSCKLLRTCHRKPVNQIVFPKNLSTVFASAGYQSIRIWSIGRLQEILRIMVYNFKCVSLQFANDGSSIVSAWNDGVIRAFTPITGRLIYAIPNAHNKGCSALRVSSTGRLLVTGGVEGQVRVWKIEPYRQSLIGVLKDHSGPISSLDFNHLDTEIISACVDGSCVIWDVNRMTRKFVVTSNTQFMCARYFPTGVQLLACGSDGRISYWMVYNGSLIRELHGTKKNSINFLDINATGDYFLTVSSDQTVKMWDYNRGITVCAGYEHSSPVLSCAFSPNGRLFVTGSVDGAIIIWDVPQEFWGKPNPPPQTAVPETVSKAEATAQTAPRTSKAENIDNLLKSSAKDNVCCIECPPINMKQQPDINCDYIPDIKKC, encoded by the exons ATGTCTGATCTGTTGgttgaagtgaaaaaattggAGCCGCGCGCTATTTTCGGTGCTAACGGTAAGGTCGAAAATGGAGTCCAGTTGCATCCCGACAAGGTGAGCATGATATACTCGCTTGGCAACAAAATCGGTATCGCGAATACGCTGAATAATAAGCAAGAGTTCTTAAGTGGACACACACACGCCGTCTCCTGCCTGACCATCAGTAAAAG TGGACAATATTTAGCTTCTGGACAGCGGAATCACATGGGCTTTCCGGCTTACGTGATTATGTGGGATTTCGCCACACGCAAGCAATTGGCTCGTCATGATCTCCACAAGGTTTTGGTACAATCGATTTCCTTTACGGCAGATGAAAAGTGTCTGGTGTCTGTTGGTGGAAAAGATGATGGCACCGTAATTGTGTTGGACACTGAAGCGCG TACACCAATATGTCAGACACCGGCCGCTCGTTCAATATCCGGTAACGCACTCACCGTTTGCTCTCTACATAACAGTCCGTCTCATTTTATTGTCGCTGGTGATC GACATCTGCGCATGTGGAGCATTCAGCGGGAGCAGAAGAAACTTCATGTTCATGATATGCATGTGGGCAAGCTTCAACGCATCTATACAGGCATGCAAGTGGATGAGAAGGATGAATACCTCTACTTGGGCACAATGACGGGTGATATCGTCAAGGTCGCACTCAAGTGCTGCGATCCGGTAAATGTTACGCAGATCGGTATGACCGCGTCGATGTTGGGCGCTTTTGGAAAGCATAATCCGCGTAAGCCGTACGGCAAGGATTGTGAACGTTATGTCAATGGTGTGCGTCACTTGTGCATTGTGAAGAAGGGACTGATATTGGTTGGCGCCGGAGATGGCACCTTGGAGTTGGTGGAAGAACGGAAGGATGTTACGCTGGAAATGATGAAGAATTATCCTTCTCCAACTTGGCCCATATTTCGAACG CTCAAGCGCGCCAATGTATATGCTGCGGTGACATCTTTGGTCAGAACCAaaacaacaaccgatgagttcATAGTGTCTACCGATCAAAATGAAATATGGTTTCtgaatattgtaaaattctCGTGTAAATTGTTGCGAACCTGCCATCGCAAGCCAGTTAATCAAATTGTGTTTCCCAA AAATTTATCGACAGTTTTTGCCTCTGCTGGCTATCAGAGCATAAGAATTTGGTCGATCGGACGTTTACAGGAGATATTACGTATTATGGTCTATAACTTCAAGTGTGTTTCCTTACAGTTTGCCAACGATGGCAGCAGCATTGTATCTGCTTGGAATGATGGTGTTATTCGTGCATTTACGCCCATAACGGGACGCTTGATATATGCCAtaccgaatgcgcataataaaG GGTGCAGTGCTTTGCGGGTCTCATCGACTGGCCGCTTACTTGTCACCGGTGGTGTTGAGGGGCAAGTGcgtgtatggaaaattgaaCCATACCGACAGAGCTTAATTGGCGTTTTAAAGGATCATTCTGGACCGATATCGTCACTAGACTTCAATCATTTGGATACTGAAATTATATCCGCTTGTGTGGATGGCTCTTGCGTTATTTGGGATGTAAA TCGCATGACCCGTAAATTCGTCGTCACCTCTAATACACAGTTTATGTGTGCTCGCTACTTTCCGACCGGTGTTCAATTGCTCGCCTGTGGTTCCGATGGACGCATTAGCTATTGGATGGTTTACAATGGCAGTCTTATACGTGAACTTCACGGCACGAAGAAGAACTCGATCAACTTTTTGGACATCAATGCGACAGGTGATTACTTTCTAACGGTATCAAGTGATCAAACTGTTAAG ATGTGGGACTATAATCGTGGCATAACGGTTTGTGCCGGCTATGAACACTCATCGCCCGTACTCAGTTGTGCTTTTAGTCCGAACGGTCGATTATTTGTTACCGGCAGTGTGGATGGTGCTATTATCATATGGGATGTGCCGCAG GAGTTCTGGGGTAAGCCCAATCCTCCCCCACAAACAGCGGTGCCGGAAACTGTAAGCAAAGCCGAAGCAACCGCTCAAACTGCTCCGAGAACCTCAAAGGCTGAAAATATCGACAATCTCTTGAAAAGCTCGGCCAAGGACAATGTTTGTTGCATTGAATGCCCACCCATTAATATGAAACAACAACCGGATATCAATTGCGATTATATACcggatataaaaaaatgttaa